One window of Carassius auratus strain Wakin chromosome 17, ASM336829v1, whole genome shotgun sequence genomic DNA carries:
- the smyd2a gene encoding N-lysine methyltransferase SMYD2-A has protein sequence MKTEGIEGTERFLSPGKGRGLKATKHFKVGDLVFACPAYTYVLTVNERGGHCECCFTRREGLSKCGKCKQAYYCNVECQREDWPMHKLECSAMCAYGENWCPSETVRLVARIILKQKCQTERTPSERVLTLRELEAHLDKLDNEKNEMNDTDIAALHHFYSRHLDFPDNAALTELFAQVNCNGFTIEDEELSHLGSAVFPDVALMNHSCSPNVIVTYKGTVAEVRAVQDISPEEEIFNSYIDLLYPTEDRIERLRDSYFFTCDCKECTSKSKDKAKMEIRQKLSSPPEEEEMQQMVMYARNVIEEFRRAKHYKTPSELLEICELSLEKMGSIFAETNVYMLHMMYQAMGVCLYMQDWDGAMKYGEKITQPYSVHYPPYSLNVASMYLKLGRLYLGLEKRTQGVKALKKALAIMDVAHGKDHPYIAEIKKEMEEQK, from the exons ATGAAAACCGAGGGAATTGAGGGCACCGAAAGGTTTCTGAGCCCCGGTAAAGGCCGGGGACTCAAAGCCACAAAGCATTTCAAAGTTGGTGATCTAGTGTTCGCCTGTCCGGCGTATACTTACGTGCTGACAGTGAACGAGAGAGGCGGACACTGCGAATGCTGCTTTACCAG GAGGGAAGGGCTGTCGAAGTGTGGAAAATGTAAACAGGCCTATTATTGCAACGTAGAGTGTCAG AGAGAAGACTGGCCCATGCACAAGCTGGAGTGCTCGGCCATGTGCGCATATGGAGAAAACTGGTGTCCATCAGAAACAGTGCGACTGGTCGCCAGAATAATTCTGAAACAG aaGTGCCAAACAGAAAGGACTCCTTCAGAAAGAGTGTTGACTCTTAGAGAATTAGAAGCAC ATCTGGACAAGCTAGATAATGAGAAGAATGAGATGAACGATACAGATATTGCTGCACTACACCACTTTTACTCCCGACATCTCGATTTTCCTGATAATGCAGCACTTACAGAACTCTTCGCTCAG GTGAACTGTAATGGCTTCACCATTGAAGACGAGGAGCTGTCTCATTTGGGTTCTGCTGTATTTCCAGA CGTTGCTCTGATGAACCACAGCTGTAGCCCAAATGTGATTGTGACATATAAAGGTACAGTGGCCGAGGTGAGAGCCGTGCAGGACATCAGCCCTGAAGAAGAG ATCTTCAACAGTTATATTGACCTCCTGTATCCAACAGAGGATCGAATTGAACGTTTGAGAGATTCTTACTTCTTCACATGTGACTGTAAAGAATGCACCTCTAAATCAAAA gaCAAAGCCAAAATGGAGATCCGACAGAAGCTTAGCTCACCTCCAGAGGAAGAGGAAATGCAGCAGATGGTGATGTATGCTAGAAATGTCATCGAGGAGTTCAGGAGAGCGAAGCACTACAAAA CCCCCAGTGAACTGCTGGAAATTTGTGAACTAAGCCTGGAGAAAATGGGTTCGATCTTTGCTGAAACCAATGTGTACATGTTGCACATGATGTATCAGGCAATGGGAGTCTGTCTCTATATGCAGGACTGGGATGGAGCAATGAAATATGGCGAGAAAATTACCCAGCCCTACAG TGTGCACTATCCTCCTTACTCACTGAATGTGGCTTCTATGTACCTGAAACTTGGAAGATTGTACCTAGGACTTGAGAAGAGGACACAAGGAGTTAAAGCTTTAAAGAAG GCTCTTGCAATCATGGATGTTGCCCACGGTAAAGACCACCCATACATCGCAGAGATTAAGAAGGAAATGGAAGAGCAGAAATAA